The following is a genomic window from Stenotrophomonas maltophilia.
CCGCCGCACCCGACACCCTGGGTGCGCGCTGCCCACGGCGCCTGAGCGAGCTGGTGGACGCACTGCGCACCGGTATCGTCAGCAACGATGTGAACCGGCTGTCCTCGCTGTACCTGTGGGGCGCGGTGTCGGACGCGGGTGCACAGCGCATCCTGGGCCAGTTGGAATCGCTGGCGCGGCGGCCGCTGGTGGACGTGGTGCCGGTGTATCCGCGGCAGGAATCAGACACCGTGCAGGAAGAGGCTCAGAGCCCTGCTGCGCAGGGATCCGACCCTGAGCCGCCAGCCGTGCGCCATCCGGTCGGCCTGCGCCTGGAGCAGACGCTGCCGGGCAGCGTGGCGCGGGCGTCCACCGTGCTGGGCCTGCGGCGGCAATACGGGTGCTTCTGGATCACGCTGTGATCGTGGGCAACCATCCACGCATGGCGTGAATCTACCGCTTCCATTCCACAGGGTAGCGCCGGGCCACGCCCGGCGACCGACGCGGCGTTACGCCGGCCACAGCCCGCGGATGGCAGCGATGCCCTGCCCGCCATGGCGGCGCGCTTCGGTGATGTGGCCACTGCCCAGGCCACCCAGCGCGTAGATCGGCAGTGACACCTGTGCACGCAGCTCGGCGAACGCATCCCACCCCAGCGGCACGGCTTCGGGATGACTGGCGGTGGCCTGCACCGGGCCGAGCACCGCGAAGTCGCAGCCCAGCTGCTGTGCGGCCTGCAGCTGCTGCAGGTCGTGGCAGGACGCCGCCACCAGCTGCCCTTCCGGCAATGGGCGCTGCGGCAGCGCCAGCAGCTGTTCACTGCCCAGATGCACCCCCACCCCCAGCGCGCGCGCCAGTTCGATATCGCGGTTGAGCAACCACTGCACGCCACTGCGCCGATGCGTGCGCAGCGCCTGTTCGAGCATCGCCTGCCGCTGCGGATGGGCCGGCGGCAGGCGCAGCTGGATGCGCTGCTGGCCCGACGCCACCACGTGCTGCAGTTGCTCATGCCAGCGCTGTACGCCATCGGCCGCGTCCGCCGGCGCCGGGGTGATCAGGTAACGGTCGGGCTGGCGCAGGGCGGCGACCACCGGCAGGTCGGCCGGCGGCATCGAATAGCGACCCAGCTTGTCCTGCGCCACCCAGGTGATCGCCTGCCCCTCGCGGCCGCGGGGCGTGCCCTTCCAGCTGCGCACATGGCGCACTTCCAGGGTCAGGTGCTTGTCCGGGTAGCGCTGCGGCACATCCATCAGCCACTCGCCGACATCGGCCTCGATCCCCAGTTCCTCGCGCAGTTCGCGCACCAGCGCCTGTTCGGAGGTTTCGCCGGGCTCGCGCTTGCCGCCGGGAAATTCCCACAGCCCAGCCATGTCGCGGTTGCCGGTACGGCGGTTGAGCAGCACACGGCCACGGGCGTCGGTGATGACGGCGGCCACGACGTGGATCGATCGGGTGGGAGAAGGCATGGGGGGAGCATGCCCAGAACAGGGCGACCGGCGCAATCGCATCGGAAGGCCGCATCGTCCCGCACAAAGAAAAGGCCCCGCTTCCGCGGGGCCTTCCGGGGTCAGCTCAGCTGGCCGTGGCAGTGCTTGTACTTCTTGCCACTGCCGCACGGGCACGGGTCGTTGCGGCCGATCTTGGGCTCGTCGCGCTGCATCTGCGCCACACCCTGCTGCGCGGCCTGCACCTGCGCGGCTTCCTCGTCGGCGCTATAGCCACCGGCGTCCTGGTGCTGGAACTGCGACTGGCTCAGGCGCGCTTCGACCTGCTGGCGCTCGGCCGCTTCCAGCGCCTGCACTTCCTCGTCGCTGCGGATGCGCACGCGGGCCAGCAGGGTCACCACTTCGCGCTTGACGTTCTCCAGCATGTCCGAGAACAGCTCGAAGGCTTCCTTCTTGTACTCCTGCTTCGGCTGCTTCTGTGCGTAGCCACGCAGGTAGATGCCCTGGCGCAGGTAATCCATGCGGGCCAGGTGCTCCTTCCAGCTCTGGTCCAGCACGGTCAGCATCACGTGCTTCTCCAGCGCGCGCATGGTCTCTTCGCCCAGCCCGGCTTCCTTCTCGGCGAAGTGCTGGTTGACGCGCTCCTGCACCTTCACCGCGATGGCTTCGGCGTCCAGCTCCTCGTGCGACTTGACCAGGTCGGTCAGCGACATCTGCAGGCCGAAGTCCGACTCCAGGGTCGCCTCCAGGCCGCGCAGGTCCCACTGCTCGTCGATCGAGTTGGGCGGCACGAAGCGAGCCACGATGTCGAAGATCACGTCGTCGCGGATGCCATCGACGTTGTCCTTCACCGATTCGGCGTCCAGCAGTTCGTCACGCTGGGCGTAGATCACCTTGCGCTGGTCGTTGTTGACGTCGTCGAAGTCCAGCAGGTTCTTGCGGATGTCGAAGTTGTGCGCTTCCACCTTGCGCTGCGCCTTTTCGATCTGGCGGCTGACCAGGCGATCCTCGATGACGTCATCTTCCTTCATGCCCATCATGCGCATGGCCTTCTGCACCCAGTCGGAGGCGAAGATGCGCATCAGGTTGTCTTCCAGCGACAGGTAGAAGCGGGACGAACCCGGGTCACCCTGGCGGCCGGAACGACCACGCAGCTGGTTGTCGATACGGCGCGATTCGTGGCGTTCGGTACCGACGATGTGCAGGCCGCCGGCGGCCTTCACTGCATCGTGGCGCTTCTGCCATTCGGCCTTGATCGCCGCCTTCTGCTCGTCGGTCGCGCCTTCGCCCAGCTCGTGGATTTCCGCTTCCAGCGAACCACCCAGCACGATGTCGGTACCACGGCCGGCCATGTTGGTGGCGATGGTCACCGCCGCCGGACGGCCGGCGTTGGCCACGATGGTCGCTTCGCGGTCATGCTGCTTGGCGTTGAGCACTTCGTGCTTCACACCGGCCTTGCGCAGATGCTCGGACAGCATTTCCGAGGTTTCGATCGAGGTGGTACCCACCAGCACCGGCTGGCCGCGCTTGGCGCACTCTTCGATGTCGGCCAGAACCGCATTGAACTTGCCCTTGCGGTTGAGGAACACCTGGTCCGGGCTGTCCTTGCGGATGGTCGGGCGGTTGGTCGGGATCACCACCACTTCCAGGCCGTAGATGCTCTGGAATTCGAACGCTTCGGTATCGGCCGTACCGGTCATGCCGGACAGCTTCTTGTACATGCGGAACAGGTTCTGGAAGGTGATGCTGGCCAGCGTCTGGTTCTCGCGCTGCACCGGCACGCCTTCCTTCGCTTCCACCGCCTGGTGCAGGCCGTCGGACCAGCGACGACCCGACAGGGTGCGGCCGGTGAACTCATCGACGATGACCACTTCGCCGTCGCGCACGATGTAGTCCACATCACGCTGGTAGATGGCGTGCGCGCGCAGTGCGGCATTCAGGTGGTGGACCACGGTCAGGTTCTGTGCCGCGTACAGGCCCTCGGTCTCGCCGTTGAGGATGCCGGCCTCGACCAGCAGACGCTCGGCGTGCTCCATGCCCGCTTCGGACAGGTGCACCTGCTTGCCCTTCTCGTCGACCCAGAAATCGCCCTCGCCGTCTTCGGCTTCCTGCTTGACCAGGTTCGGCACGACACGGTTGACGCGGATGTACAGCTCCGGGGAATCGTCGGCCGGGCCGGAGATGATCAGTGGGGTACGCGCTTCGTCGATCAGGATGGAGTCGACTTCGTCGACGATGGCGTAGTGCAGGCCGCGCTGGTAGCGGTCGGCCTTGGACAGCGCCATGTTGTCGCGCAGGTAGTCGAAACCGAATTCGTTGTTGGTGCCGTAGGTAATGTCGGCGGCGTAGGCTTCGCGCTTGTCGCTGTGCGGCATGCCCGGGTACACCACGCCCACGCTCAGGCCCAGCCAGTTGTACAGCTTGCCCATCTGCGCGGCGTCGCGGCGGGCCAGGTAGTCGTTCACGGTGACCACGTGCACGCCCTTGCCTTCCAGCGCGTTGAGGTACACCGGCAGGGTTGCCACCAGGGTCTTGCCTTCACCGGTGCGCATTTCTGCGATCTTGCCCAGGTGAAGCACCATGCCGCCGATCAGCTGCACGTCGTAGTGGCGCATGCCCAGCACGCGGCGGCCGGCTTCGCGGCAGACCGCGAACGCTTCCGGCAGCACCTTGTCCAGGGCTTCACCGCCAGCGATGCGCTGCTTGAACTCCGGCGTCTTGGCCTGAAGCTGCTCGTCGGAAAGCTTCTCGATCTCCGGCTCCAGCGCATTGATCTTGGCGACGATGCGGTTGAGCTGGCGCAGCTGTCGTTCGTTACGACTGCCAAATACGCGGGTAAGCAGGCTGTTGATCATTGAAGGA
Proteins encoded in this region:
- a CDS encoding DUF4124 domain-containing protein; the protein is MIRMSFPLVLVLLSSMAPVAHAQSSRLNRCTDAQGQSVYTDRPCDSVGARSRLPPPAPSGNTAAPDTLGARCPRRLSELVDALRTGIVSNDVNRLSSLYLWGAVSDAGAQRILGQLESLARRPLVDVVPVYPRQESDTVQEEAQSPAAQGSDPEPPAVRHPVGLRLEQTLPGSVARASTVLGLRRQYGCFWITL
- the secA gene encoding preprotein translocase subunit SecA, with the translated sequence MINSLLTRVFGSRNERQLRQLNRIVAKINALEPEIEKLSDEQLQAKTPEFKQRIAGGEALDKVLPEAFAVCREAGRRVLGMRHYDVQLIGGMVLHLGKIAEMRTGEGKTLVATLPVYLNALEGKGVHVVTVNDYLARRDAAQMGKLYNWLGLSVGVVYPGMPHSDKREAYAADITYGTNNEFGFDYLRDNMALSKADRYQRGLHYAIVDEVDSILIDEARTPLIISGPADDSPELYIRVNRVVPNLVKQEAEDGEGDFWVDEKGKQVHLSEAGMEHAERLLVEAGILNGETEGLYAAQNLTVVHHLNAALRAHAIYQRDVDYIVRDGEVVIVDEFTGRTLSGRRWSDGLHQAVEAKEGVPVQRENQTLASITFQNLFRMYKKLSGMTGTADTEAFEFQSIYGLEVVVIPTNRPTIRKDSPDQVFLNRKGKFNAVLADIEECAKRGQPVLVGTTSIETSEMLSEHLRKAGVKHEVLNAKQHDREATIVANAGRPAAVTIATNMAGRGTDIVLGGSLEAEIHELGEGATDEQKAAIKAEWQKRHDAVKAAGGLHIVGTERHESRRIDNQLRGRSGRQGDPGSSRFYLSLEDNLMRIFASDWVQKAMRMMGMKEDDVIEDRLVSRQIEKAQRKVEAHNFDIRKNLLDFDDVNNDQRKVIYAQRDELLDAESVKDNVDGIRDDVIFDIVARFVPPNSIDEQWDLRGLEATLESDFGLQMSLTDLVKSHEELDAEAIAVKVQERVNQHFAEKEAGLGEETMRALEKHVMLTVLDQSWKEHLARMDYLRQGIYLRGYAQKQPKQEYKKEAFELFSDMLENVKREVVTLLARVRIRSDEEVQALEAAERQQVEARLSQSQFQHQDAGGYSADEEAAQVQAAQQGVAQMQRDEPKIGRNDPCPCGSGKKYKHCHGQLS
- a CDS encoding Nudix family hydrolase, which produces MPSPTRSIHVVAAVITDARGRVLLNRRTGNRDMAGLWEFPGGKREPGETSEQALVRELREELGIEADVGEWLMDVPQRYPDKHLTLEVRHVRSWKGTPRGREGQAITWVAQDKLGRYSMPPADLPVVAALRQPDRYLITPAPADAADGVQRWHEQLQHVVASGQQRIQLRLPPAHPQRQAMLEQALRTHRRSGVQWLLNRDIELARALGVGVHLGSEQLLALPQRPLPEGQLVAASCHDLQQLQAAQQLGCDFAVLGPVQATASHPEAVPLGWDAFAELRAQVSLPIYALGGLGSGHITEARRHGGQGIAAIRGLWPA